TGGCGATCGCGGTGTCCGCGTACGCGGCGGGCGCCATGGCCCACGGCAGCGGCTTCCTCGCCGTCTATCTGGCCGCGATGATCCTCGGCAACGCCAAACTGCCGCACTGGCCCGCCACCCGCGGCTTCGCCGACGGGCTCGGCTGGCTGGCCCAGATCGGCATGTTCGTGCTGCTCGGACTCCTGGTCACTCCGCACGATCTGCTCGACGACTTCTGGCCCGCGGTCATCGTGGGACTGGTGCTGACCGTGGTGGCACGCCCGCTGGAGGTCTTCATCTCGCTGGCGCCGTTCCGGCTGCCCTGGCAGGAGAAGGCGCTGATGTCCTGGGCGGGGCTGCGCGGCGCCGTGCCCATCATCCTGGCGACCATTCCGATGGTGTCCGGAATCGAGGGCTCCACCCGGGTCTTCAACATCGTCTTCGTGCTCGTCGTCGTCTACACCCTCATCCAGGGACCGACCCTGCCCTGGGTGGCAAGGGCCCTGAAGATCGCCGACGACCCGGCCGAGGCCGCCGACCTGGGCATCGAGTCGGCGCCGCTGGAGAGGCTGCGCGGCCATCTGCTGTCGGTGGCGATCCCCGGGAAGTCGAAGATGCACGGCGTGGAGATCGGGGAGCTGCGACTGCCCGCCGGGGCCGCGGTCACCCTGGTCGTACGGGACGGGAAGAGCTTCGTACCGGCGCCGTCGACCGTGCTGCGGCGCGGCGACGAGCTGCTGGTGATCACCACCGACCCGGTGCGCGACGCGGCGGAGGAACGGCTGCGCGCGGTTGGCGAGGGCGGCAAGCTCGCGGGCTGGCTGGGCAAGAGCGGCAGCGGCGGCGAGAACCTCGCCAGGCCCCATATGGCACATGATGTGGCACACGCGCTGAAGTCCGCGAAGAAGCTGGGGAAGGCCGAAGGGCCGAAGGCACACTCCTGAGAGCCGGCGAACCGGGCGTCGCGTGCTGACGATCCGAGGCGGGGGCGGTGTCCCTGCGCACAATCAGAGGTGCGCAGGGAAACCTGCCTGTATCATCAAGGAAACC
This sequence is a window from Streptomyces sp. NBC_01217. Protein-coding genes within it:
- a CDS encoding potassium/proton antiporter → MAAVRISSRSGLPSLLLYLGIGIAIGQDGIFDVKFDNAELTQVFGYAALVVILAEGGLGTKWKEIKPALPAAAMLSIVGVAVSVGVTAAGAHYLVGLDWRQSLIIGAVVSSTDAAAVFSVLRKVPLPARVTGVLEAESGFNDAPVVILVVAFSTRGPVESWYVLVGEIALELAIGAAIGLAVGWLGAFGLRHVALPASGLYPIAVMAIAVSAYAAGAMAHGSGFLAVYLAAMILGNAKLPHWPATRGFADGLGWLAQIGMFVLLGLLVTPHDLLDDFWPAVIVGLVLTVVARPLEVFISLAPFRLPWQEKALMSWAGLRGAVPIILATIPMVSGIEGSTRVFNIVFVLVVVYTLIQGPTLPWVARALKIADDPAEAADLGIESAPLERLRGHLLSVAIPGKSKMHGVEIGELRLPAGAAVTLVVRDGKSFVPAPSTVLRRGDELLVITTDPVRDAAEERLRAVGEGGKLAGWLGKSGSGGENLARPHMAHDVAHALKSAKKLGKAEGPKAHS